In Banduia mediterranea, a single window of DNA contains:
- the serC gene encoding 3-phosphoserine/phosphohydroxythreonine transaminase, with amino-acid sequence MSRVHNFSAGPATLPLSVLEQVQSELLDWRGTGMSVMEMSHRDKPFMSIATEAEADLRELLDVPANYKVLFMQGGATAQFGVIPMNLLRGRDRADFLLTGVWSRKAVMEFRRYGTPHVVAEPADGRYDHVPAADTWSLSDDAAYFHYTPNETIEGVELHDVPEVGTVPLVADFSSSFLSRPIEVERYGLIFAGAQKNLGPAGLTIVIVREDLIGQTHPALPSVFDYKAVADSESMLNTPPCFAWYVSGLVLKWIKAQGGLEAMAARNARKSSLLYDYIDAQSFYRCPVARPDRSWMNVTFTLADAALDTAFLDGAKAAGLPGLKGHRLVGGMRASLYNAMDAAGVQALVDYMREFTRTRG; translated from the coding sequence GGTCATGGAGATGTCGCATCGCGACAAGCCGTTCATGTCGATCGCCACCGAGGCCGAAGCGGACCTGCGTGAACTGCTGGACGTGCCGGCGAATTACAAAGTGCTGTTCATGCAGGGCGGGGCGACCGCGCAGTTCGGCGTGATTCCGATGAATCTGCTGCGGGGACGTGATCGCGCCGATTTTCTGCTGACCGGTGTCTGGAGCCGCAAGGCGGTGATGGAATTCCGGCGGTACGGAACGCCACATGTCGTCGCCGAACCGGCGGATGGTCGCTACGATCATGTGCCGGCGGCCGATACCTGGTCGCTGTCGGACGATGCCGCCTATTTTCACTACACGCCGAACGAAACCATCGAGGGCGTGGAACTGCATGATGTGCCGGAGGTCGGCACGGTGCCCCTGGTCGCGGATTTTTCGTCCTCGTTCCTGTCGCGGCCGATCGAGGTCGAGCGCTACGGCCTGATTTTCGCCGGCGCCCAGAAGAACCTGGGGCCGGCCGGGCTCACCATCGTCATCGTGCGCGAGGACCTGATCGGTCAGACCCATCCGGCGCTGCCGTCGGTCTTCGATTACAAGGCCGTGGCCGACAGCGAGTCGATGCTCAACACGCCGCCGTGCTTTGCCTGGTACGTGTCGGGGCTGGTGCTCAAGTGGATCAAGGCGCAAGGCGGGCTGGAGGCGATGGCGGCGCGCAATGCGCGCAAATCCTCGTTGCTTTACGACTACATCGATGCTCAGTCCTTCTATCGCTGCCCGGTGGCGCGACCGGACCGGTCGTGGATGAATGTGACGTTTACACTCGCCGATGCGGCACTGGATACAGCGTTTCTGGACGGCGCCAAGGCGGCCGGCCTGCCAGGCCTCAAGGGGCACCGGTTGGTGGGCGGCATGCGCGCCTCGCTCTACAACGCGATGGACGCAGCCGGCGTGCAGGCTCTGGTGGACTACATGCGCGAATTCACGCGCACTCGCGGCTGA
- the hisC gene encoding histidinol-phosphate transaminase — protein MNNPAYLKNALPGVLQLAPYQPGMPLEELQRRLGVKDAIKLASNENPLGASPAVCEMLAATARGELSRYPDGGGFRLKKKLAAYHGVDADCITLGNGSNDLLEFVSRVFLGPGRAALFSQYAFAVYSIATQAQNAEAIVVPALPRDHASMPMGHDLEGFARELRDDVAAVFIANPNNPTGTWLAPEQIEAFLEEVPEQVVVVLDEAYFDYQAPALRTDSRALLSRYPNLLVTRTFSKVYGLASLRVGYGLSHPSLADLLNRVRQPFNNNSLALLAAELALEDQDFVRKSVELNTRELARMTAEVHALGLKTLPSQANFLTIDFGRDASPIHQGLLERGVIVRPMGSYKMPDFIRVSIGTGEENSRFINTLKDILKMSSGA, from the coding sequence ATGAACAATCCCGCCTACCTCAAGAATGCGCTGCCCGGTGTCCTGCAGCTCGCGCCCTACCAGCCCGGCATGCCGCTGGAGGAACTGCAGCGTCGGCTCGGCGTCAAGGATGCGATCAAGCTCGCGTCCAATGAAAACCCGCTGGGCGCCAGTCCTGCTGTCTGCGAGATGCTGGCGGCGACCGCGCGCGGCGAGCTGAGCCGCTATCCCGATGGGGGCGGCTTTCGCCTGAAGAAGAAGCTGGCGGCCTATCACGGCGTTGACGCCGATTGCATCACCCTGGGCAATGGCTCCAACGATTTGCTGGAGTTCGTGTCGCGGGTGTTCCTCGGCCCGGGCCGCGCCGCGTTGTTCTCGCAGTACGCATTCGCGGTGTATTCGATCGCCACGCAGGCGCAGAACGCGGAGGCGATCGTGGTGCCGGCGCTGCCGCGAGACCATGCTTCGATGCCGATGGGGCATGACCTCGAAGGCTTTGCGCGGGAACTGCGTGACGACGTCGCGGCGGTATTCATCGCCAATCCGAACAACCCCACCGGCACCTGGCTGGCGCCGGAGCAGATCGAGGCGTTTCTGGAAGAGGTACCTGAGCAGGTCGTGGTGGTGCTCGACGAGGCCTATTTCGACTACCAGGCGCCGGCGCTGCGCACCGATAGCCGCGCGCTGCTGAGTCGCTATCCGAATCTGCTGGTGACGCGGACCTTCTCCAAGGTCTACGGCCTGGCTTCGCTGCGCGTGGGCTATGGTCTGTCGCATCCGTCGCTGGCGGATTTGCTGAACCGCGTACGCCAGCCGTTCAACAACAACAGCCTGGCGCTGCTGGCGGCCGAGCTGGCCCTGGAAGACCAGGACTTCGTCCGCAAATCAGTGGAACTGAACACGCGTGAGTTGGCCCGCATGACGGCGGAAGTCCATGCCCTGGGTCTTAAAACGCTGCCATCCCAGGCCAATTTTCTGACGATCGACTTCGGCCGGGATGCCTCGCCGATTCATCAGGGGCTGCTGGAGCGCGGTGTGATCGTGCGTCCGATGGGTTCCTACAAGATGCCGGACTTCATTCGTGTATCGATCGGAACTGGGGAAGAGAATTCAAGATTTATCAATACATTGAAAGACATTCTTAAAATGAGTTCCGGCGCGTGA
- the pheA gene encoding prephenate dehydratase yields MELRTLADARSRIDALDTEIQRMISERARVAQRVRDIKAESGDTTDHYRPAREAEVLRRAKERNRELGGPLADEVMARIMREVMSACLALETPLAVSYLGPEGTYTQAAVYKHFGHQVAAQAASAIDEIFRDVESGSAMYGVVPIENSTEGVVTSTLDALAQTPLSICGEVWLPVHHQLLSKRQDSSGIEVVYSHPQSFAQCRRWLDVKLPGVPREPMPSNGAAARRAADQPNCAAIASAAAGELYGLRTLASNIEDDPNNTTRFLIIGRQNPEATSADRTSIVCSAPQGGEAGALFRLLEPFARGGINLSKIESRPSRRAVWDYNFFVDIEGHQSDAAVAAALDELRGRAGFFKILGSYPRAVI; encoded by the coding sequence ATGGAACTTCGCACGCTTGCCGATGCCCGCAGCCGTATCGATGCGCTGGATACCGAAATCCAGCGGATGATCAGCGAACGTGCGCGCGTGGCGCAGCGCGTACGCGACATCAAGGCCGAGTCCGGCGACACCACCGACCACTATCGTCCCGCGCGCGAAGCCGAGGTGCTGCGCCGCGCCAAGGAACGCAATCGCGAACTCGGCGGCCCGCTTGCGGACGAGGTGATGGCGCGCATCATGCGCGAGGTGATGTCGGCCTGCCTGGCGCTGGAGACCCCGCTGGCGGTGTCCTACCTGGGGCCGGAAGGCACCTACACGCAGGCCGCGGTCTACAAGCATTTCGGTCACCAGGTGGCGGCGCAGGCGGCCAGCGCGATCGACGAAATCTTCCGTGACGTCGAATCCGGCTCCGCGATGTACGGCGTGGTGCCGATCGAAAACTCCACGGAAGGCGTCGTCACCAGTACGCTCGATGCGCTGGCGCAGACGCCGCTGTCGATCTGCGGCGAGGTCTGGCTACCGGTACACCACCAGCTGCTGAGCAAACGGCAGGACAGCAGCGGAATCGAGGTGGTGTATTCGCACCCTCAGTCCTTCGCGCAGTGCCGGCGCTGGCTGGATGTCAAACTGCCGGGCGTGCCACGCGAACCGATGCCCAGCAATGGCGCGGCCGCGCGGCGTGCCGCCGATCAGCCGAACTGCGCCGCGATCGCCAGCGCCGCGGCGGGCGAGCTGTATGGTCTGCGCACGCTGGCCAGCAATATCGAAGACGACCCGAACAACACCACGCGCTTCCTGATCATCGGACGACAGAACCCCGAAGCCACCAGCGCCGATCGCACCTCGATCGTCTGCTCGGCGCCGCAGGGTGGGGAGGCTGGCGCACTGTTCCGTCTGCTCGAACCGTTTGCCCGCGGCGGCATCAATCTTTCGAAGATCGAGTCCCGTCCGAGTCGTCGCGCGGTGTGGGACTACAACTTCTTCGTCGATATCGAAGGCCATCAGAGCGATGCGGCGGTGGCCGCCGCGCTGGACGAACTGCGCGGACGTGCCGGCTTCTTCAAGATTCTGGGGTCTTACCCCAGGGCCGTGATCTGA